One genomic region from Electrophorus electricus isolate fEleEle1 chromosome 23, fEleEle1.pri, whole genome shotgun sequence encodes:
- the magixa gene encoding LOW QUALITY PROTEIN: membrane-associated guanylate kinase, WW and PDZ domain-containing protein 1 (The sequence of the model RefSeq protein was modified relative to this genomic sequence to represent the inferred CDS: deleted 3 bases in 3 codons), with the protein MSKATVKKLHWRSKVQESFVPLGGASGELGLAIGGGADYGEFPFVTAAPGGGATVGDIILEIGGTPVLGMTLGDVRGVLNSCPHPIRIKTVSPGSTLCKDLRLYLSKCFTPGSMDSQLQQVIRENLYLRAVPCTTRQPRDGEISGVDYNFVSIEEFFSLEESGALLESGKFKGNYYGTPRPVHIGPDSPPITYQEHRNLLRNFRTRSKSLSNLEKAMEECENSEEDSGLSAGSAGASSVPPTTIISPNQTWDSGGARDGGGPMENGARGGALPENWEMAFSDSGEPYYIDHNSKTTSWLDPRTHSKEVVSKTELPPFTDQPSDLKGYSIHTRLSKGPRGFGFNIVGGSRPREFLQVYSVTPGGPPALNTADILVYINDTCVLGMSHKEVVEILKAVPMGHSVDVVLRRGYPMLYNPDGCPKTSLTSPANPTPALGAAQALPPSEGLPRLNRAMSLHNGFYPRLQKEVLDANGNMAAPPSYPMPNGNAATGTAIACSKPAPPHRERMSSSHSDTEVSSVVTRRASLIRSYNNNTLPTPSLAHQSSKSSESDMSSGALPLPQPEVGPSTAPPGAPSGQRSLAPQASHVLTPPTELPPCGFKGCPAADPRRPAPGGLATPAGAPSVAAGAGAGGELVPVALGRSDGGGMGFSVTAGGQGGQLALVKRVWDRRQCPSLQPGDAIIKINGADVQNLSFAQVQRVLQEHTRQGEVVLLVYRGGSVCSPVSPNSCKAIPPPQGPVDLTSPSSDAPTTASQSTVSPRSPSSDLPPLVQSTSFLDSVPVTLTMEPRDWMGRRDQGPRAVASTLGAASKSQADGRGAGPSKSLEVELRRRPGEGFGFVIATQEVNGATSLFSHTFVTVRRGGPAARSGQIQHGDQLEAVEGRPMMGLPHRDLAQILRRAGNTLRLTILPRPGNSTPDAHPPAWGGGLDPANLSEYTDFDPESRLRKGHRSKQKDPRYYNVDLERGPTGFGFSLRGGSEYNMGLYVLGLMEGGPASRSQKIQVSDQLVEINGDSTAGMTHSQAVEQIRKGGHRIHLILKKGNGYVPDYGHEGGAASPSSLCPEEPGVAAVAFSLPRISEKGAGGGAERREGRRKGGGIGAGPRSSRGGAEEDRGGAPGSERGTGDPAGSAVSSRLGRERERSARGRERESSTSKVPKGREEEEESMRKREKKDREGQRAREKGRSLGDRRSGAHGGTPKRGERARRESIPLSHREGERLELSRQEVRCEKRASRKQGERECDDVASPEAAVEVTKRVPFSFLMPLDDDNCVTDDLSDADSALSFSEVSVSAASVSFAEARQSPYPGEPREPSAAPGPWLVPSPHKLSQVLEGNRLSRHEVGLWF; encoded by the exons ATGTCTAAGGCCACGGTCAAGAAACTACACTGGCGTTCCAAAGTGCAAGAGAGCTTCGTACCTCTGGGCGGAGCCTCGGGGGAACTGGGCTTGGCGATCGGGGGCGGTGCCGACTATGGCGAGTTCCCATTCGTGACTGCAGCCCCTGGAGGCGGAGCCACGGTGGGCGACATCATCCTGGAGATCGGCGGCACGCCGGTCCTGGGGATGACCCTGGGAGACGTCAGAGGGGTTCTCAACTCATGCCCCCACCCCATCCGCATCAAAACTGTCTCGCCAG GTTCCACTCTGTGTAAGGACCTGCGGTTATATTTAAGCAAGTGCTTCACGCCAGGATCCATGGACAGCCAGCTCCAGCAGGTCATACGAGAGAATCTTTACCTGCGAGCCGTGCCCT GCACCACCAGGCAGCCGCGGGATGGCGAGATCTCTGGGGTGGACTACAACTTTGTCTCTATCGAGGAGTTCTTCTCTCTGGAGGAGTCTGGGGCTCTGCTGGAGAGTGGCAAGTTCAAAG GGAACTACTACGGCACGCCACGGCCGGTGCACATCGGGCCGGACAGCCCTCCCATCACCTACCAGGAGCACCGCAACCTGCTGAGGAACTTCCGCACACGCAGCAAGAGCCTCAGCAACCTGGAGAAGGCCATGGAGGAATGTGAAAACAGCGAGGAAGACTCCGGCCTCTCAG CAGGGTCTGCAGGGGCGAGCAGCGTTccacccaccaccatcatctCCCCCAATCAAACCTGGGACTCGGGCGGGGCTCGGGACGGGGGCGGGCCCATGGAGAACGGAGCCCGCGGCGGGGCGCTGCCTGAAAATTGGGAGATGGCATTCAGTGACTCAGGAGAACCCTACTAcattga TCACAACTCAAAGACGACGAGCTGGCTGGACCCTCGGACCCACAGTAAAGAGGTCGTCAGCAAGACGGAGT TGCCTCCATTCACAGACCAGCCGTCTGATCTTAAGGGCTattccatacacacacgcctgtcCAAAGGGCCTCGGGGGTTTGGCTTTAACATTGTGGGTGGCAGCAGACCCAGAGAGTTCCTGCAGGTGTACAGCGTCACACCTGGAGGTCCACCTGCGCTAAACACAg CGGACATCCTGGTTTACATCAACGACACCTGCGTGCTGGGTATGTCCCATAAGGAGGTGGTGGAGATACTGAAGGCCGTCCCCATGGGACACAGCGTGGACGTGGTGCTCCGTCGGGGCTACCCCATGCTCTACAACCCCGACGGTTGCCCCAAGACCAGCCTCACGTCCCCTGccaaccccacccctgcccTGGGTGCCGCCCAGGCTCTGCCTCCCTCCGAGGGGCTGCCCAGGCTCAACCGCGCCATGTCCCTTCACAACGGCTTCTACCCCCGCCTGCAGAAGGAGGTCCTGGACGCCAATGGCAACATGGCGGCCCCGCCCTCCTACCCCATGCCCAATGGAAACGCAGCCACGGGGACGGCCATCGCTTGCTCGAAGCCAGCCCCGCCGCATCGGGAGAGGATGAGCTCCagccacagtgacacagaggtcagctCTGTGGTAACACGCAG AGCCTCCCTCATCCGTAGCTATAACAACaacaccctccccaccccttcACTGGCCCACCAGAGCTCCAAGTCTTCCGAGAGTGACATGTCCAGCGGTGCCCTTCCTCTGCCCCAGCCCGAGGTGGGCCCTTCCACCGCCCCGCCCGGCGCCCCCAGTGGCCAGCGGTCCCTCGCGCCCCAGGCCTCGCACGTGCTCACCCCCCCAACGGAGCTCCCGCCCTGCGGCTTCAAGGGCTGCCCGGCGGCCGACCCCCGGCGGCCTGCCCCGGGGGGTCTGGCCACGCCCGCCGGCGCACCCTCCGTCGCCGCCGGGGCCGGAGCCGGGGGCGAGCTGGTGCCCGTGGCCCTGGGGAGGAGCGATGGGGGGGGGATGGGCTTCAGCGTGACGGCCGGCGGCCAGGGCGGGCAGCTCGCCCTCGTCAAGCGCGTGTGGGACCGGCGACAGTGCCCCTCCCTGCAGCCTGGTGACGCCATCATCAAAATAAACGGCGCAGACGTGCAGAACCTCAGCTTCGCTCAG GTGCAGAGAGTCCTACAGGAGCATACGAGACAGGGAGAGGTGGTTCTGCTCGTTTATAGAGGAG GGTCGGTCTGCTCGCCCGTCTCCCCAAACTCCTGCAAAGCCATCCCTCCACCTCAGGGCCCCGTGGACCTGACCTCGCCCTCCTCAGACGCACCGACCACGGCCAGCCAGAGCACCGTCTCGCCCCGGTCCCCCTCCAGTGATCTTCCGCCACTGGTCCAGAGCACCAGCTTCCTGGACTCCGTGCCCGTCACCCTGACCATGGAACCCCGGGAC TGGATGGGACGGAGGGACCAGGGGCCCCGTGCCGTCGCCTCCACTCTGGGAGCCGCGTCCAAATCCCAGGCGGACGGGAGGGGGGCGGGCCCCTCC AAAAGCCTGGAGGTGGAGCTGAGGAGGCGG CCAGGGGAGGGCTTCGGCTTCGTCATCGCCACCCAGGAAGTGAACGGAG CGACATCGCTGTTCTCCCACACGTTTGTGACGGTGCGCAGGGGCGGTCCGGCGGCACGCAGTGGCCAGATCCAGCACGGCGACCAGCTGGAGGCGGTGGAGGGTCGGCCGATGATGGGGCTGCCCCACCGGGACCTGGCGCAGATCCTGCGACGTGCGGGGAACACGCTCCGCCTCACCATCCTCCCGCGTCCTGGCAACAGCACGCCTGATGCCCACCCGCCTGCCTGGGGAGGGGGACTTG aCCCTGCCAACTTGTCAGAGTACACAGATTTTGATCCAGAGAGCAGATTAAGAAAAGGGCACAGATCCAAACAAAAA GACCCACGGTATTACAATGTGGATCTGGAGAGAGGCCCCACGGGTTTTGGCTTCAGTCTCAGAGGGGGCAGTGAGTACAACATGGGCCTCTACGTACTCGGCCTAATGGAAGGTGGGCCTGCGTCTCGAAGCCAGAAGATCCAG GTAAGCGATCAGCTGGTGGAGATCAACGGCGACAGCACAGCGGGCATGACCCACAGCCAGGCTGTGGAGCAGATCCGCAAGGGGGGCCACCGCATCCACCTCATCCTCAAGAAAGGCAACGGATACGTGCCGGACTACG GCCATGAAGGTGGAGCggcctctccctcctccctctgcccTGAGGAGCCCGGCGTGGCTGCGGTAGCTTTCTCCCTCCCACGGATCAGCGAGAAGGGGGCCGGCGGAGGGGccgagaggagagaggggcgaAGGAAAGGAGGAGGCATCGGCGCGGGGCCGAGGAGCAGCCGAGGCGGAGCGGAGGAGGACAGGGGAGGCGCTCCTGGTAGCGAGCGGGGCACGGGAGACCCGGCCGGTAGCGCGGTTTCCTCCCGtttggggagggagagggagaggtcagcgagaggaagggagagggagagttcGACCAGCAAGGTGCCaaagggaagagaggaagaggaggagagcatgcggaagagagaaaagaaagacagggagGGGCAGCGAGCCAGGGAGAAGGGCAGAAGCTTGGGGGACCGCCGGAGTGGCGCGCACGGTGGAACTccgaagagaggagagagagcgaggcgAGAGAGCATTCCTTTGTCACACAGGGAAGGGGAGAGGCTGGAGTTGAGCAGGCAGGAAGTAAGATGTGAAAAGAGGGCGAGCaggaagcagggagagagagagtgcgatgACGTCGCTTCGCCCGAGGCCGCGGTAGAGGTCACGAAGAGGGTGCCCTTCTCCTTCCTCATGCCCCTGGACGATGACAACTGTGTCACCGACGACCTGTCCGACGCAGACTCGGCACTCAGCTTCTCAGAGGTCAGCGTGTCGGCAGCTAGCGTCTCGTTCGCCGAGGCCCGCCAGTCCCCATACCCCGGCGAGCCCCGCGAGCCCTCTGCCGCCCCGGGCCCCTGGCTTGTCCCCAGCCCCCACAAACTCTCTCAGGTCTTAGAAGGAAACAGGCTAAGCCGGCACGAAGTAGGACTGTGGTTCTGA